Proteins from a genomic interval of Euleptes europaea isolate rEulEur1 chromosome 18, rEulEur1.hap1, whole genome shotgun sequence:
- the LOC130489986 gene encoding olfactory receptor 10A4-like, with protein sequence MNNQMKAALGNNTHVSVFHILGFSGSPLLELLFFILCLTIYTMTLLGNGLIVFLTLSNPALQTPMYFFLRNLSFMELCYSSITMPRILTSYVTGNNKISFTGCAVQMCFFLLLGCAECYILGAMAYDRYVAVCHPLRYMAIMDKCSCTLLVVGSWMSGFPVSSVQTTLTFSSPFCGPNEINHFFCDIPPVLRLVCADTSQIEMAMLIITVVIIIAPFMLILISYAHIIAAVVRMSSSESRQKAISTCSSHLLVVTLFYGSAMTVYLCPQSSGSSENDKVLSLFYTMVTPMVNPMIYCLRNKEVKAALWKTVGFQL encoded by the coding sequence ATGAATAATCAGATGAAGGCAGCACTTGGAAATAACACTCATGTGTCTGTGTTTCACATCCTGGGATTTTCAGGAAGTCCATTACTAGAACTGCTGTTTTTTATTCTCTGCTTGACCATCTATACCATGACCCTGCTCGGAAATGGCCTCATTGTTTTCCTCACACTGTCCAACCCAGCCCTTCAGAcacccatgtatttcttccttcGGAACCTTTCTTTCATGGAACTTTGCTATAGCTCCATCACCATGCCCAGGATATTGACGAGTTATGTCACTGGGAACAATAAGATCTCCTTTACTGGTTGTGCGGTCCAGAtgtgttttttcctgcttctgggCTGTGCAGAGTGTTACATCCTAGGTGCTATGGCCTATGATCGCTATGTGGCCGTGTGTCACCCTCTGAGGTACATGGCCATCATGGACAAATGTTCGTGTACCCTGCTGGTTGTTGGATCTTGGATGAGTGGCTTTCCAGTTTCCTCTGTTCAGACCACATTGACCTTTTCTTCTCCATTCTGTGGACCTAATGAAATCAATCACTTCTTCTGTGATATTCCCCCTGTGCTGAGGCTGGTTTGTGCTGACACTTCCCAGATAGAAATGGCTATGTTGATTATCACTGTGGTCATCATCATTGCTCCATTCATGCTAATCCTCATTTCATATGCTCATATCATTGCTGCTGTGGTGAGGATGAGCTCATCTGAAAGCAGGCAGAAGGCTATCTCCACATGCTCTTCCCACCTTCTGGTGGTGACTCTGTTCTATGGCTCTGCCATGACAGTGTATCTGTGCCCCCAATCCAGTGGCAGTTCAGAGAATGATAAAGTTCTATCCCTTTTCTACACAATGGTTACCCCCATGGTGAATCCCATGATATACTGCCTAAGAAACAAGGAAGTGAAAGCTGCCCTGTGGAAGACAGTAGGTTTCCAATTATAG